In a single window of the Frondihabitans peucedani genome:
- the prmC gene encoding peptide chain release factor N(5)-glutamine methyltransferase, with protein sequence MLEAASVPSPGVDAELLLAHVLGRSRGEVAVQAITGGTVSASEADSFRALVARRAAREPLQHLTGLAPFRSLELHVGPGVFVPRPETEGVAQLAIDALSARAEPEPVAVDLGTGSGALALALATEVPRSRVYAVELSPEAAVWTRRNIASTGARVTLVEGDLGTALPELDGTVSVVVSNPPYIPVGMVPRDPEVRLHDPELALFGGADGLDVVRSLSQRALRLLVPGGTLVIEHGEEQGPAIRELLGGDGWRGAATHQDLTRRDRTTTALR encoded by the coding sequence ATGCTCGAGGCCGCTTCCGTCCCGAGCCCCGGCGTCGACGCCGAGCTGCTGCTCGCCCACGTGCTGGGCAGGAGCCGCGGCGAGGTGGCGGTCCAGGCGATCACCGGCGGCACGGTCTCGGCGTCCGAGGCCGACTCCTTCCGCGCCCTCGTCGCGCGCCGCGCCGCGCGCGAACCGCTCCAGCACCTGACGGGCCTCGCTCCGTTCCGCTCGCTCGAGCTCCATGTCGGGCCCGGCGTCTTCGTGCCGCGCCCCGAGACCGAGGGCGTCGCACAGCTCGCCATCGACGCGCTGTCGGCGAGGGCCGAGCCCGAGCCGGTCGCCGTCGATCTCGGCACCGGCAGCGGCGCTCTCGCGCTGGCTCTCGCCACCGAGGTCCCGAGGTCCCGGGTCTACGCCGTCGAGCTGTCGCCGGAGGCGGCCGTCTGGACGCGCCGCAACATCGCCTCGACCGGCGCCCGGGTGACTCTCGTCGAGGGCGATCTCGGCACGGCCCTCCCGGAGCTCGACGGGACCGTGTCGGTCGTCGTCTCGAACCCGCCGTACATCCCGGTCGGCATGGTGCCTCGCGATCCCGAGGTGCGGCTCCACGATCCGGAGCTCGCGCTCTTCGGGGGAGCGGACGGCCTCGACGTCGTCCGGAGCCTGTCGCAGCGCGCCCTGCGGCTCCTCGTCCCCGGAGGGACGCTCGTGATCGAGCACGGCGAGGAGCAGGGGCCGGCGATCCGCGAGCTGCTCGGCGGCGACGGCTGGCGCGGTGCCGCGACGCACCAGGACCTCACACGGCGCGACCGGACGACGACCGCGCTGCGCTGA
- the prfA gene encoding peptide chain release factor 1, which produces MFESVAVLLAEHDDLQVQLSDPAVHADAARAKKINRRYAELSRIVAAHTNWTQATEDLEAARELARDDEAFAAEVPALEETLAEAQERLRRLLIPRDPDDGRDVIMEIKGGEGGAESALFAADLLRMYSHYAESKGWKTELLERDESDLGGYKNVQVAIKSNTTDPAQGVWAHLKYEGGVHRVQRVPATESQGRIHTSTTGVLVFPEVDEPEEVEINQNDLKIDVYRSSGPGGQSVNTTDSAVRITHLPTGIVVAMQNEKSQLQNREAGMRVLRARILARQAEEQAAVASDARKSQIRGMDRSERIRTYNFPENRIADHRTGYKAYNLDAVMDGALEPVVQSCIQADEEARLADIGDTGE; this is translated from the coding sequence GTGTTCGAGTCGGTAGCGGTGCTGCTGGCCGAGCACGACGATCTGCAGGTTCAGCTCTCTGATCCTGCCGTTCACGCGGATGCGGCCAGAGCCAAGAAGATCAACCGCCGGTACGCGGAGCTCTCGCGCATCGTCGCGGCGCACACCAACTGGACCCAGGCGACCGAAGACCTCGAGGCCGCGCGCGAGCTCGCGCGCGACGACGAGGCCTTCGCCGCCGAGGTCCCCGCTCTCGAGGAGACGCTCGCCGAGGCTCAGGAGCGGCTCCGTCGTCTCCTGATCCCGCGCGACCCCGACGACGGGCGCGACGTGATCATGGAGATCAAGGGCGGCGAGGGCGGTGCCGAGAGCGCGCTGTTCGCGGCCGACCTCCTCCGCATGTACTCGCACTACGCCGAGTCGAAGGGCTGGAAGACCGAGCTCCTCGAGCGCGACGAGTCCGACCTCGGCGGCTACAAGAACGTCCAGGTGGCGATCAAGTCGAACACGACCGACCCGGCGCAGGGCGTGTGGGCCCACCTCAAGTACGAGGGCGGCGTGCACCGCGTCCAGCGGGTGCCCGCGACCGAGTCGCAGGGGCGCATCCACACGTCGACGACGGGCGTGCTCGTCTTCCCCGAGGTCGACGAGCCCGAAGAGGTCGAGATCAACCAGAACGACCTCAAGATCGACGTCTACCGGTCGTCGGGCCCCGGCGGCCAGTCGGTCAACACGACCGACTCCGCGGTGCGCATCACCCACCTCCCGACCGGCATCGTCGTGGCCATGCAGAACGAGAAGTCGCAGCTGCAGAACCGCGAGGCCGGCATGCGCGTCCTCCGCGCCCGCATCCTCGCCCGCCAGGCGGAGGAGCAGGCCGCCGTGGCCTCCGACGCCCGCAAGAGCCAGATCCGCGGGATGGACCGCTCCGAGCGCATCCGCACCTACAACTTCCCGGAGAACCGCATCGCCGACCACCGGACCGGCTACAAGGCGTACAACCTCGACGCCGTGATGGACGGCGCCCTCGAGCCGGTGGTGCAGTCGTGCATCCAGGCCGACGAGGAGGCCCGGCTGGCCGACATCGGCGACACCGGCGAGTGA
- the rho gene encoding transcription termination factor Rho, whose amino-acid sequence MTDTTSTTPDSADLSALRLPALQAMASQLGISGISKLRKGDLVAAITAAQNGGSDAAGQPELTIDTPDTTVEAPAETAAAQGTTPEVVVSEASAPETPAAGIVAPVRAKRAPRRATAAAGAPEPRSAVDHANQGESGVVEIPATTPVSVEASASTGADSASADTTSTDTTSTDGTAAAARTDAAAPATEGETSAEPKAEGGRRRRGSRRASDNGQTAAAADQGQADASSEAKPEITIDLPPRQSRADRTRAEQARLRAQREAESAAEAAVSGAGGVVADAPAEPATDSSAEQPSQQGGGRRNRNRNRGGQNGQQGQNGQQGQNGQQGQNGAQNQGGQQNQGGQQNQNGQAPQSAPQQDEDDRRQQGGNQQGGNQQGGGQQGSQAQQQREDAEGGRGRNRQRDRKRGRSNQGDEFEPEISEDDVLIPVAGILDVLDNYAFVRTTGYLPGASDVYVSLGQVKKYHLRKGDAVVGAIRQPREGDNQQGRQKYNAIVRIDSINGQTVDEASKRVEFNKLTPLYPQERLRLETEQSKLSTRIIDLVSPIGKGQRGLIVSPPKAGKTLILQAIANSIAKNNPEVHLMVVLVDERPEEVTDMQRTVKGEVIASTFDRPAEDHTTVAELAIERAKRLVELGHDVVVLLDSITRLGRAYNLSTPASGRILSGGVDSSALYPPKRFFGAARNIENGGSLTILATALVETGSKMDEVIFEEFKGTGNMELRLSRHLADKRIFPAVDVNASGTRREEMLLSADEVKITWRLRRALAGLDPQQALEIVLRNLKETQSNVEFLVQVQKSVPAAGGHKED is encoded by the coding sequence GTGACCGACACGACATCCACGACTCCCGACTCGGCCGACCTGTCAGCGCTCCGTCTTCCGGCCCTCCAGGCCATGGCGTCGCAGCTCGGCATCAGCGGCATCTCGAAGCTCCGCAAGGGAGACCTCGTCGCCGCCATCACCGCGGCGCAGAACGGCGGCAGCGACGCCGCCGGTCAGCCCGAGCTGACCATCGACACCCCCGACACCACGGTCGAGGCGCCCGCCGAGACGGCTGCGGCCCAGGGCACCACGCCCGAGGTCGTCGTCTCCGAGGCGTCCGCGCCCGAGACGCCCGCAGCCGGCATCGTCGCCCCGGTCCGCGCCAAGCGCGCCCCGCGGCGCGCGACGGCCGCCGCCGGCGCCCCCGAGCCCCGCTCGGCCGTCGACCACGCCAACCAGGGCGAGTCCGGCGTCGTCGAGATCCCCGCCACGACGCCCGTCTCCGTCGAGGCCAGCGCCTCGACCGGTGCCGACAGCGCGAGCGCCGACACCACCAGCACCGACACGACGAGCACCGACGGCACCGCCGCTGCGGCCCGCACCGACGCGGCCGCACCGGCCACCGAGGGCGAGACCTCCGCGGAGCCGAAGGCCGAGGGCGGCCGTCGCCGCCGCGGCTCGCGCCGTGCCAGCGACAACGGCCAGACCGCTGCCGCCGCCGACCAGGGCCAGGCCGATGCCTCGTCCGAGGCCAAGCCCGAGATCACGATCGACCTCCCGCCGCGCCAGTCGCGCGCCGACCGCACCCGCGCCGAGCAGGCGCGCCTCCGCGCCCAGCGCGAGGCCGAGTCCGCCGCCGAGGCGGCCGTCTCCGGTGCCGGCGGCGTCGTCGCCGACGCACCCGCCGAGCCCGCGACCGACTCGTCGGCCGAGCAGCCCTCCCAGCAGGGCGGCGGGCGCCGCAACCGCAACCGGAACCGCGGCGGCCAGAACGGTCAGCAGGGTCAGAACGGCCAGCAGGGCCAGAACGGCCAGCAGGGCCAGAACGGCGCCCAGAACCAGGGCGGCCAGCAGAACCAGGGCGGCCAGCAGAACCAGAACGGCCAGGCTCCGCAGAGCGCTCCCCAGCAGGACGAAGACGACCGTCGCCAGCAGGGCGGCAACCAGCAGGGCGGCAACCAGCAGGGAGGCGGCCAGCAGGGCAGCCAGGCCCAGCAGCAGCGCGAGGACGCCGAGGGCGGCCGCGGCCGCAACCGGCAGCGCGACCGCAAGCGCGGCCGCTCGAACCAGGGCGACGAGTTCGAGCCCGAGATCTCCGAGGACGACGTCCTCATCCCCGTGGCGGGCATCCTGGACGTCCTCGACAACTACGCGTTCGTCCGCACGACCGGCTACCTGCCGGGCGCCAGCGACGTCTACGTCTCGCTCGGCCAGGTGAAGAAGTACCACCTCCGCAAGGGCGACGCCGTCGTCGGCGCCATCCGCCAGCCGCGCGAGGGCGACAACCAGCAGGGTCGCCAGAAGTACAACGCGATCGTCCGCATCGACTCGATCAACGGCCAGACCGTCGACGAGGCCTCGAAGCGCGTCGAGTTCAACAAGCTGACGCCGCTCTACCCGCAGGAGCGCCTCCGCCTCGAGACCGAGCAGTCGAAGCTCTCGACCAGGATCATCGACCTCGTGTCGCCGATCGGCAAGGGGCAGCGCGGCCTCATCGTCTCGCCCCCCAAGGCGGGCAAGACCCTGATCCTGCAGGCCATCGCCAACTCGATCGCGAAGAACAACCCCGAGGTCCACCTCATGGTCGTGCTCGTCGACGAGCGCCCCGAAGAGGTCACCGACATGCAGCGCACGGTGAAGGGCGAGGTCATCGCCTCCACCTTCGACCGTCCCGCCGAAGACCACACGACCGTCGCCGAGCTCGCCATCGAGCGCGCCAAGCGCCTGGTCGAGCTGGGCCACGACGTCGTCGTGCTCCTCGACTCGATCACGCGGCTCGGTCGCGCGTACAACCTCAGCACGCCGGCCTCGGGCCGGATCCTGAGCGGCGGCGTCGACTCGTCGGCCCTCTACCCGCCGAAGCGCTTCTTCGGTGCCGCTCGCAACATCGAGAACGGCGGGTCGCTCACGATCCTGGCCACGGCTCTCGTCGAGACCGGCTCCAAGATGGACGAGGTGATCTTCGAGGAGTTCAAGGGCACCGGCAACATGGAGCTCCGCCTCTCGCGCCACCTGGCCGACAAGCGCATCTTCCCCGCCGTCGACGTCAACGCCTCCGGCACCCGCCGCGAGGAGATGCTGCTCAGCGCCGACGAGGTCAAGATCACCTGGCGCCTCCGCCGCGCTCTCGCCGGTCTCGACCCGCAGCAGGCGCTCGAGATCGTGCTGCGGAACCTCAAAGAGACCCAGTCGAACGTCGAGTTCCTCGTTCAGGTCCAGAAGTCGGTCCCCGCGGCCGGCGGCCACAAAGAGGACTGA
- the thrB gene encoding homoserine kinase, with product MTRGSAPAGVTPTVDGRRVLVKVPATSANLGPGFDTLGIALSLYDELTVTAVQGGPRTVDVHVTGVGAGEVATDESNLVVRAIDYAFEQLGQPLPSLRLEASNAIPHGRGLGSSAAAIVSGIMAAKGLLDGIVDVDSSTLLRLATELEGHPDNVAPALFGGLTIAWTTSEGPSHKRLLVHRGVSPVVFVPETTLSTKLARSLQPASVPHEDATFNVSRSALLVAALIQSPELLLAATEDRLHQSYRASAMPETDALIRMLRDAGLAAVVSGAGPSLLVLGSDPAQRLFASSLVAEHSVTEWRALMLAVDLKGATVVPHPVETASLTDS from the coding sequence ATGACCCGCGGCTCCGCCCCGGCCGGCGTGACGCCGACCGTCGACGGCCGCCGGGTGCTCGTCAAGGTCCCCGCCACCTCGGCGAACCTGGGCCCGGGCTTCGACACGCTGGGGATCGCCCTCTCCCTCTACGACGAGCTGACGGTCACCGCCGTCCAAGGCGGCCCGCGCACGGTCGACGTGCACGTCACCGGCGTGGGTGCGGGCGAGGTGGCGACCGACGAGTCGAACCTCGTGGTCCGCGCCATCGACTACGCGTTCGAGCAGCTGGGCCAGCCCCTGCCGAGCCTCCGGCTCGAGGCGTCGAACGCGATCCCGCACGGTCGCGGCCTCGGCTCGTCCGCCGCGGCGATCGTGTCCGGCATCATGGCGGCGAAGGGCCTCCTCGACGGGATCGTCGACGTCGACTCGTCGACGCTCCTCCGTCTCGCCACCGAGCTCGAGGGACACCCCGACAATGTGGCGCCGGCCCTCTTCGGCGGGCTCACGATCGCGTGGACCACGTCCGAGGGGCCGTCGCACAAGCGCCTCCTGGTGCACCGCGGCGTCTCGCCGGTCGTCTTCGTGCCCGAGACCACGCTCTCGACCAAGCTCGCCCGGAGCCTGCAGCCGGCCTCGGTCCCTCACGAAGACGCCACCTTCAACGTGTCGCGCTCCGCCCTGCTCGTGGCGGCGCTCATCCAGAGCCCCGAGCTCCTCCTCGCCGCGACGGAGGACCGCCTGCACCAGAGCTACCGGGCGAGCGCGATGCCCGAGACGGACGCCCTGATCAGGATGCTCCGCGACGCCGGTCTCGCAGCCGTCGTCTCCGGGGCCGGGCCGTCGCTCCTCGTCCTCGGGAGCGATCCGGCGCAGCGCCTGTTCGCGTCGTCGCTGGTGGCCGAGCACTCTGTCACAGAGTGGCGCGCGTTGATGCTGGCCGTCGATCTCAAGGGTGCTACAGTGGTGCCGCACCCGGTAGAAACCGCGTCTCTTACCGATTCGTGA
- the thrC gene encoding threonine synthase — translation MAHQWQGVLHEYRGRLDVTDATPIVTLGEGGTPLIPARALSARTGANVYVKYEGINPTGSFKDRGMTMAISKAVEHGAKAVICASTGNTSASAAAYAAHAGITAAVLVPEGKIAMGKLSQAVAHNGQLLQIQGNFDDCLDIARDLAANYPVHLVNSVNNDRIEGQKTAAFEVVDVLGDAPDFHFLPVGNAGNYTAYTRGYREDLEQNRTTKLPRMFGFQAAGSAPIVGGAVVKHPETIASAIRIGNPASWKFALEARELTDGYFGAIDDAKILEAQKILSAEVGIFVEPASAISVAGLLERAEAGQVPAGSTVVLTVTGHGLKDPQWALRGPDGTEVTPTVVAVDTDEVAGVLGLVRASA, via the coding sequence ATGGCCCACCAGTGGCAGGGTGTCCTGCACGAATACCGCGGCCGTCTCGACGTGACAGACGCCACGCCCATCGTCACCCTCGGCGAGGGCGGCACGCCGCTCATCCCCGCGCGCGCCCTCTCGGCGCGCACCGGCGCCAACGTCTACGTGAAGTACGAGGGCATCAACCCGACCGGCTCCTTCAAAGACCGCGGCATGACGATGGCCATCTCGAAGGCCGTCGAGCACGGCGCCAAGGCCGTCATCTGCGCCTCCACCGGCAACACGTCGGCCTCGGCCGCCGCGTACGCCGCCCACGCCGGCATCACCGCCGCCGTGCTCGTGCCCGAGGGCAAGATCGCCATGGGCAAGCTCAGCCAGGCCGTCGCGCACAACGGTCAGCTCCTGCAGATCCAGGGCAACTTCGACGACTGTCTCGACATCGCGCGCGACCTCGCCGCCAACTACCCGGTGCACCTCGTGAACTCGGTCAACAACGACCGCATCGAAGGCCAGAAGACCGCCGCCTTCGAGGTCGTCGACGTCCTGGGCGACGCCCCCGACTTCCACTTCCTGCCCGTCGGCAACGCCGGCAACTACACCGCGTACACCCGCGGCTACCGCGAAGACCTCGAGCAGAACCGCACCACGAAGCTGCCCAGGATGTTCGGGTTCCAGGCCGCGGGCAGCGCACCGATCGTGGGCGGCGCCGTCGTCAAGCACCCCGAGACGATCGCCAGCGCGATCCGGATCGGCAACCCCGCCTCCTGGAAGTTCGCTCTCGAGGCCCGCGAGCTGACCGACGGCTACTTCGGCGCCATCGACGACGCGAAGATCCTCGAGGCCCAGAAGATCCTGTCGGCCGAGGTCGGCATCTTCGTCGAGCCGGCGTCCGCCATCAGCGTCGCCGGGCTCCTCGAGCGCGCCGAGGCCGGGCAGGTCCCTGCCGGATCGACCGTGGTCCTCACGGTCACGGGCCACGGCCTCAAAGACCCGCAGTGGGCACTCAGGGGCCCCGACGGCACCGAGGTCACCCCGACCGTCGTCGCCGTCGACACCGACGAGGTCGCCGGCGTCCTCGGTCTGGTGCGAGCCTCGGCATGA
- a CDS encoding homoserine dehydrogenase, with the protein MIEYRNVKVALLGAGSVGSQVARLLLEQGDDLAGRAGAGLELTGIAVRDLDAARDVDLPRELYTTDAESLILGADIVVELIGGIEPARTFILQALNSGADVVTGNKALLASHGPELFAAAEQVGAQLYYEAAVAGAIPIIRPLRESLAGDRILRVMGIVNGTTNFILDRMDTLGESLDDALAIATDLGYAEADPTADIEGYDAAQKATILASLAFHTSVPLAAVHREGITGVTHAQVEAARKAGFVVKLLAICERLTDDDGADGVSARVHPALVPLGHPLAAVHGAKNAVFVEAEAAGDLMFYGAGAGGVETASAVLGDLVSAARRHIIGGPGLAESTHANLRVLPMGSVSTSYQIALDVADQPGVLATVAGILAGHGVSVETVEQTTVPKESAGVTRADPAEATATLIIGTHRARESSLARTVADLTTEAVVNSVTSVLRVEGA; encoded by the coding sequence ATGATCGAATACCGCAACGTCAAGGTCGCCCTCCTCGGCGCCGGCTCCGTCGGCAGCCAGGTCGCCCGCCTGCTCCTCGAGCAGGGCGACGACCTCGCCGGGCGCGCCGGTGCCGGCCTCGAGCTGACGGGCATCGCCGTGCGCGACCTCGACGCCGCGCGCGACGTCGACCTCCCGCGCGAGCTGTACACGACCGACGCGGAGTCGCTGATCCTGGGAGCCGACATCGTCGTCGAGCTCATCGGCGGGATCGAGCCGGCGCGCACGTTCATCCTGCAGGCCCTGAACTCCGGAGCCGACGTCGTCACCGGCAACAAGGCCCTGCTCGCCAGCCACGGCCCCGAGCTCTTCGCCGCCGCCGAGCAGGTCGGCGCACAGCTCTACTACGAGGCCGCGGTCGCCGGCGCGATCCCGATCATCCGGCCGCTCCGCGAGAGTCTCGCGGGAGACCGCATCCTGCGCGTCATGGGCATCGTCAACGGCACCACGAATTTCATCCTCGACCGCATGGACACCCTCGGCGAGTCGCTCGACGACGCCCTGGCGATCGCGACCGACCTCGGGTACGCCGAGGCCGACCCGACCGCCGACATCGAGGGCTACGACGCGGCGCAGAAGGCGACGATCCTCGCGAGCCTGGCGTTCCACACGAGCGTGCCGCTCGCGGCCGTCCACCGCGAGGGCATCACCGGGGTGACGCACGCGCAGGTCGAGGCGGCGCGGAAGGCGGGCTTCGTCGTGAAGCTCCTCGCGATCTGCGAGCGGCTCACCGACGACGACGGTGCCGACGGCGTCTCAGCGCGCGTGCACCCCGCCCTCGTGCCGCTCGGTCACCCGCTCGCCGCCGTGCACGGTGCCAAGAACGCCGTCTTCGTCGAGGCCGAGGCCGCCGGCGACCTGATGTTCTACGGCGCGGGCGCAGGGGGAGTGGAGACCGCCTCCGCCGTCCTCGGCGACCTCGTGTCGGCCGCGCGCCGTCACATCATCGGCGGCCCGGGACTCGCCGAGTCGACCCACGCGAACCTCCGCGTGCTCCCGATGGGCAGCGTCTCGACGAGCTACCAGATCGCCCTCGACGTCGCCGACCAGCCCGGCGTCCTGGCGACCGTCGCCGGGATCCTCGCCGGACACGGCGTCAGCGTCGAGACCGTCGAGCAGACGACGGTGCCGAAGGAGTCCGCGGGCGTCACACGGGCCGATCCCGCCGAGGCCACCGCTACGCTGATCATCGGAACGCACCGCGCCCGCGAATCGTCGCTGGCTCGCACGGTCGCCGACCTCACCACCGAAGCCGTCGTGAACTCCGTCACGAGCGTGCTCAGAGTCGAAGGAGCCTGA
- the lysA gene encoding diaminopimelate decarboxylase translates to MMSDTLAPSWLVPPTDANELARSVWSSTAVRDGSGRLVVGGVAAEDLAARFGTPLYVVDEADFRARAAEARRVFDDEARRIGTTAKVYYAGKAFLSGAVARWVAEAGLSVDVCTGGELAVALRSGVEPSRIGFHGNNKSLAEIDRAVEAGVGAIVIDSRIEIDRIAEAALRHGVVQGVRVRVNSGVHASTHEYLATAREDQKFGITLADTPDAVGAIRESGSLRLLGLHSHIGSQIFGTDGFREAARRLLEVHASLLSGGDVPELNLGGGFGVNYLSVDEAAPLGDLARGIADVVAAECARLGIPVPVVAVEPGRVIAGPAGTTLYTVGTTKDVSVAVDDSVAVRRYVSVDGGMSDNIRPALYRADYSVRIASRTSSAEPALVRVVGKHCESGDVVVLGDYLPGDVTPGDLLAVPVTGAYCWSLASNYNHVGRPPVVAVRDGVATVIVRGETEDDVLARDAFLDGPTA, encoded by the coding sequence CTGATGTCCGACACCCTCGCGCCGTCCTGGCTCGTCCCGCCGACCGACGCCAACGAGCTCGCCCGCTCGGTCTGGTCGTCGACGGCCGTCCGCGACGGGTCCGGCCGACTCGTCGTCGGCGGAGTCGCAGCCGAAGATCTCGCCGCGCGCTTCGGGACACCGCTCTACGTCGTCGACGAGGCTGACTTCCGCGCCCGGGCGGCCGAGGCCCGGCGCGTCTTCGACGACGAGGCCCGCAGGATCGGCACCACGGCCAAGGTCTACTACGCGGGCAAGGCGTTCCTCTCCGGCGCCGTCGCGCGCTGGGTGGCCGAGGCAGGCCTCAGCGTCGACGTGTGCACCGGCGGCGAGCTCGCGGTCGCGCTCCGCTCGGGCGTCGAGCCCTCGCGGATCGGCTTCCACGGCAACAACAAGTCGCTCGCCGAGATCGACCGGGCCGTCGAGGCCGGGGTCGGCGCGATCGTCATCGACAGCCGGATCGAGATCGACCGCATCGCCGAGGCCGCCCTGCGCCACGGCGTCGTGCAGGGGGTCCGCGTCCGCGTCAACTCGGGCGTCCACGCGTCGACGCACGAGTACCTCGCGACGGCCCGCGAAGACCAGAAGTTCGGCATCACCCTCGCCGACACCCCCGACGCGGTCGGCGCGATCCGCGAGAGCGGCAGTCTCCGCCTGCTGGGCCTCCACAGCCACATCGGCTCGCAGATCTTCGGCACCGACGGGTTCCGCGAGGCGGCCAGGCGGCTGCTCGAGGTCCATGCGTCGCTGCTGTCCGGCGGCGACGTCCCCGAGCTCAATCTCGGCGGCGGCTTCGGCGTCAACTACCTCAGCGTCGACGAGGCCGCTCCTCTCGGCGACCTGGCGCGCGGCATCGCCGACGTCGTGGCCGCGGAGTGCGCCCGCCTCGGCATCCCGGTCCCCGTCGTCGCCGTCGAGCCCGGCCGCGTCATCGCCGGCCCTGCGGGCACGACGCTCTACACGGTCGGCACCACGAAGGACGTCAGCGTCGCCGTCGACGACTCCGTCGCGGTCCGTCGCTACGTGAGCGTCGACGGCGGGATGAGCGACAACATCCGTCCCGCGCTCTACCGCGCCGACTACTCGGTCAGGATCGCGTCGCGCACGTCCTCCGCCGAGCCCGCCCTGGTGCGGGTGGTCGGCAAGCACTGCGAGTCCGGCGACGTCGTCGTCCTGGGCGACTACCTCCCGGGCGACGTGACGCCGGGCGATCTCCTTGCGGTGCCCGTGACCGGTGCGTACTGCTGGAGCCTCGCCAGCAACTACAACCACGTCGGCAGGCCCCCCGTCGTCGCGGTGCGCGACGGTGTCGCCACCGTGATCGTCCGCGGCGAGACCGAAGACGACGTCCTGGCCCGCGACGCGTTCCTCGACGGCCCGACAGCGTGA
- a CDS encoding DUF2993 domain-containing protein: MSQYSDGRSPARSDMDDLFQPNHTAKRRRGSTIFMTVLIVLVVLFAVLAVVAELVARNYAEGRAEKEIDSSLPSGTTGGVDVSIHGFSVILQALNGSLDDMTLTSKNLVVGKVPLRFTAELTDVPLKSGGTTGPVDATVKVDQAGVNASPLLRDASGKVALGRGTFSYDSSIDILGLALKYKLTAKPAIDSSGTRLDLTPTDAAITSSNSSVDVSSLLSYLKTNPVSVCVAKSLPKGVTVTGVDVAPDLLTLDLHSKGLPLSESGLTTTGSC; the protein is encoded by the coding sequence ATGAGCCAGTACTCCGATGGCCGGTCTCCGGCTCGAAGCGACATGGACGACCTCTTCCAGCCCAACCACACGGCGAAGAGGCGGCGCGGCTCGACGATCTTCATGACGGTCCTGATCGTCCTCGTCGTGCTCTTCGCGGTCCTGGCGGTCGTGGCGGAGCTCGTCGCCCGGAACTACGCCGAGGGGCGCGCCGAGAAAGAGATCGACTCGTCGCTGCCGTCGGGCACGACCGGCGGCGTCGACGTCTCGATCCACGGGTTCTCCGTGATCCTGCAGGCCCTGAACGGCAGTCTCGACGACATGACGCTCACATCGAAGAACCTCGTCGTCGGGAAGGTCCCGCTGCGGTTCACCGCGGAGCTGACCGACGTGCCGCTGAAGTCGGGTGGCACGACCGGGCCGGTCGACGCGACGGTGAAGGTCGATCAGGCCGGCGTGAACGCGTCGCCGCTGCTGCGAGACGCGAGCGGCAAGGTCGCCCTGGGCCGCGGCACGTTCTCGTACGACAGCTCGATCGACATCCTCGGTCTGGCCCTGAAGTACAAGCTGACGGCCAAGCCCGCCATCGACTCCTCCGGCACGAGGCTCGACCTGACGCCGACCGACGCGGCCATCACCTCGTCGAACTCCTCCGTCGACGTCTCGTCGCTCCTGTCGTACCTCAAGACCAACCCGGTGTCGGTCTGCGTCGCCAAGTCGCTGCCGAAGGGCGTCACCGTGACCGGGGTCGACGTGGCGCCCGACCTCCTCACCCTCGACCTCCACTCGAAGGGCCTGCCGCTCTCCGAGTCGGGCCTGACCACGACCGGGAGCTGCTGA